The following are encoded in a window of Gordonia sp. KTR9 genomic DNA:
- a CDS encoding ParA family protein, with the protein MRTTPLEDSVQHLSQPALARVVTIANGKGGVGKTSTATNVAGLAAAAGWHVLFIELDPQGNAGRDLGYEMDGSGDSGQQIFDAIMQEKPLRPSLVNYRPNLDVLPGGSGLDDLEAILIGRSQRSPGSHRQLADALSPIADDYDLIIIDTPPTRPHLLRLALAATRWIVIPTKPDDSSIDGLQKLADELVSARSTNPDIEVLGAVLFGIEAAAKAIRREARAKLDAALGGVAPLFNSVVRHSTMTSVQVREKGLLAHELAEQVDNAEPYWKALKEGRRPDRVPGTAPSLAEDYVLLAQEILQEIDRRETEQDSSAEPAHEGAPA; encoded by the coding sequence ATGCGCACCACCCCATTGGAGGACTCAGTGCAACACCTATCTCAACCCGCACTAGCTCGGGTTGTCACGATCGCAAACGGCAAGGGTGGCGTCGGTAAGACGTCAACGGCGACAAATGTCGCTGGTTTGGCCGCTGCCGCCGGTTGGCACGTCCTGTTCATTGAGCTCGATCCGCAGGGCAACGCGGGACGCGACCTCGGCTACGAGATGGATGGGTCAGGCGACTCCGGACAACAGATCTTCGACGCGATCATGCAGGAGAAACCACTACGACCCAGTCTTGTCAACTACCGACCCAACTTGGACGTACTTCCAGGTGGGAGCGGACTCGACGATCTTGAAGCGATACTGATCGGTCGTTCTCAGCGTTCGCCAGGTTCACACAGGCAACTCGCAGATGCATTAAGCCCCATCGCAGATGATTACGACCTCATCATCATCGATACCCCACCTACACGACCCCATCTTCTACGGTTAGCGCTGGCTGCAACACGTTGGATCGTCATCCCGACGAAACCGGACGACTCGAGCATCGACGGCCTGCAAAAACTCGCTGACGAACTGGTTAGTGCCAGATCAACAAACCCCGACATCGAGGTCCTGGGCGCCGTGCTTTTCGGTATCGAGGCCGCTGCGAAAGCCATTCGTAGAGAGGCGCGGGCCAAGCTAGACGCAGCGCTCGGAGGAGTGGCCCCGCTGTTCAATTCCGTTGTGCGTCATAGCACCATGACCTCGGTTCAGGTACGGGAGAAGGGCTTGCTTGCCCACGAGCTGGCCGAGCAAGTCGACAACGCCGAGCCGTACTGGAAGGCCCTCAAGGAAGGCAGGCGGCCCGACCGTGTGCCAGGCACCGCGCCGTCTCTCGCAGAAGACTACGTCCTCCTCGCCCAGGAGATCCTCCAGGAGATCGACCGACGCGAGACCGAACAAGATTCCTCCGCGGAGCCGGCACACGAAGGAGCACCTGCCTGA